A single genomic interval of Gossypium raimondii isolate GPD5lz chromosome 11, ASM2569854v1, whole genome shotgun sequence harbors:
- the LOC105802368 gene encoding LOB domain-containing protein 4, translating to MQRETSNGVAAAAAAASRVHPACAACKHQRKKCDENCILAPYFPADKCREFQAVHKVFGVSNATKIVRNANSDEDRKKVADSLIWEAFCWQKDPVLGPYGDYRKIYEELSLYKKQSQMMLLQDHDHQPTHPVFKMGPAHAVTPTKRLIDVKGAISDATLRCYNPDVDGNSLVGFSGYPYPPQSEKPVQEKAIHNATTIVPLQYYASADVGFMNGKTLESTRWDNIL from the exons ATGCAAAGAGAAACTAGCAATGGTGTAGCAGCAGCAGCGGCAGCCGCATCGCGAGTCCATCCGGCATGCGCTGCATGCAAGCATCAACGGAAAAAATGCGATGAGAATTGCATTTTGGCGCCTTATTTCCCGGCCGATAAGTGCCGAGAATTCCAAGCCGTGCACAAGGTTTTCGGTGTTAGCAACGCGACCAAGATAGTCCGTAATGCCAACAGCGACGAAGACCGGAAAAAGGTGGCGGATTCGCTGATATGGGAAGCCTTTTGTTGGCAAAAGGATCCGGTGTTAGGACCATATGGTGATTATaggaaaatatatgaagagCTGAGCTTGTATAAAAAGCAAAGCCAAATGATGCTTCTACAAGATCATGACCATCAGCCTACTCATCCTGTGTTCAAAATGGGACCTGCTCATGCCGTCACGCCGACGAAGCGGTTAATCGATGTTAAAGGAGCCATTAGCGACGCTACATTACGATGCTATAATCCCGATGTGGATGGGAATTCTCTCGTCGGCTTCAGCGGATATCCATATCCTCCCCAATCGGAGAAACCGGTGCAAGAAAAAGCCATCCACAATGCTACTACTATTGTTCCACTTCAATACTACGCTTCTGCAG ATGTAGGTTTTATGAATGGGAAGACATTGGAAAGTACAAGATGGGACAACATTCTATAG
- the LOC105802367 gene encoding seed biotin-containing protein SBP65 — MASEQLSRRENTTSERDIHLEENRVPKMATHFESLAEKSRQSDVGAAAAAKHNPIHGERHEFHSLEGKVGDVNVSATIIAKTEAGDQAREGRGKQLQERKGEPYAIGKFQVTAPGAGAGAGAGAGQERGTSMASKAEHESDKEKGRRSYAAAAAGHRQERGASMESKGSKHESDKEQGYCTQLASSEERVNKGAKKEGGEKQEQLSVEEISKLRASAQQNSMETLRAAEERYNQAKESAAQALNTAADYTKEKGQQAKETAVQSAQYATEKGGQAKDTIIEGAKRTTQYIAEKGTQTKDTAAETLASAGNYTAPRVEQAKDYALQTAVKAKDTAVDVSKNIASYAGEKAVVTKDVTVEKSKEAAEVAGKVAVDVKDKAVVAGWSAAHYTTEKAVEGTKVAARMVEGAAEYAGKKSMELAAKPIRAAKEAASAAGETLKEYTARKKEEAARELEAKRATETQGDSYREEETQERSSESQQKMEDLARKPKEKFEETAKPIGNALKKTFQGSSEPNKTGELTQETEKRSQVEEERIKKVPMEGVERRMESGAERIVEGSGVREEEEEEENQTGVLGAIAETIVEIAQNTKDLVIGPDDQPNTQSANRRD, encoded by the exons ATGGCGTCAGAACAACTTAGTCGTAGAGAAAACACCACATCCGAGAGAGACATTCATTTGGAGGAGAACAGAGTCCCTAAGATGGCTACTCATTTCGAATCTCTGGCCGAGAAATCCAGGCAGTCCGATGTGGGTGCTGCTGCTGCTGCCAAGCACAATCCTATTCATGGTGAGCGCCATGAATTTCACTCCCTTGAAGGGAAAGTCGGTGACGTGAATGTTTCCGCTACCATAATCGCCAAAACGGAAGCAGGTGATCAGGCCAGAGAAGGAAGAGGGAAACAGCTTCAGGAGAGGAAGGGAGAACCTTACGCGATAGGGAAATTCCAAGTGACTGCTCCTGGAGCTGGAGCTGGAGCTGGAGCTGGAGCTGGACAGGAGAGAGGTACTTCAATGGCGTCTAAGGCCGAACACGAGAGTGATAAAGAGAAAGGACGACGGAGTtatgctgctgctgctgctggaCATCGACAAGAGAGAGGTGCTTCAATGGAGTCCAAGGGCAGCAAACACGAGAGTGATAAAGAGCAAGGATACTGCACTCAACTGGCTAGTAGCGAAGAAAGGGTTAATAAGGGAGCTAAAAAAGAGGGTGGTGAGAAACAAGAGCAGTTATCTGTAGAAGAGATATCTAAGCTCAGAGCATCAGCTCAACAGAATTCAATGGAGACCCTAAGGGCTGCCGAAGAACGGTATAACCAGGCCAAGGAATCGGCTGCCCAAGCGCTTAATACCGCCGCTGATTATACCAAAGAAAAGGGCCAGCAAGCCAAGGAAACCGCTGTTCAAAGCGCCCAGTACGCCACAGAGAAAGGCGGACAAGCAAAGGACACCATCATTGAAGGTGCAAAAAGGACTACACAATACATTGCAGAGAAAGGAACCCAGACAAAAGATACTGCAGCTGAAACCCTAGCAAGTGCCGGAAACTACACAGCGCCTAGAGTAGAACAGGCGAAAGACTATGCCTTGCAAACGGCAGTGAAAGCAAAAGACACCGCAGTTGATGTCAGCAAAAACATTGCGAGTTATGCTGGGGAAAAAGCAGTGGTGACCAAGGATGTGACGGTAGAGAAAAGCAAGGAGGCCGCTGAAGTAGCGGGGAAAGTGGCTGTCGATGTGAAGGACAAGGCCGTTGTAGCTGGATGGAGTGCGGCACACTATACGACTGAGAAAGCAGTTGAAGGAACAAAGGTGGCGGCGAGGATGGTGGAGGGAGCAGCGGAGTATGCTGGTAAAAAATCAATGGAGCTTGCTGCCAAGCCAATAAGGGCGGCCAAGGAAGCTGCTTCAGCTGCTGGCGAGACTCTGAAAGAGTATACAGCCAGGAAAAAAGAAGAGGCAGCGAGAGAATTAGAAGCTAAGAGAGCTACTGAAACACAG GGTGATAGTTACCGagaagaagaaacccaagaaAGATCGAGCGAGAGCCAACAAAAAATGGAGGATTTGGCCAGAAAACCCAAAGAGAAATTCGAGGAAACTGCAAAGCCAATTGGAAATGCCCTGAAGAAAACCTTTCAGGGGTCATCAGAGCCTAACAAAACCGGTGAATTAACACAG GAAACTGAGAAGAGAAGCCAGGTTGAAGAagagagaataaaaaaagtGCCGATGGAGGGCGTAGAGAGAAGAATGGAGAGTGGGGCAGAGAGAATAGTTGAGGGTTCAGGCGTTAgagaagaggaggaggaggaggaaaaccAAACAGGTGTATTGGGAGCCATTGCTGAAACCATAGTGGAAATTGCCCAAAACACCAAGGACCTTGTTATCGGACCCGACGACCAACCCAATACTCAGAGCGCCAACCGTCGTGACTGA
- the LOC105802369 gene encoding uncharacterized protein At1g03900: MMEKGKEPAAANEDGEVGKTESEEIQEALEIVLFQVSECYVYLIPPRKTAASYRADEWNVNKWAWEGTLKVISKGEECIIRLEDKNTGELYARAFLRDGEPHPVESVIDSSRYFVLRIEENIGGRLRHAFIGIGFRERTEAYDFQAALHDHMKYLNKKKTAEEMEQQFQKSSSVDYSLKEGETIVLQLKNKGGSTLKSKAAELGIDKLSLADKGNQKEPILSIKPPPPPPTPLSPVASALKSPQPHPPAQLSPVETTGNSPTSSPPDLQLDGTSEKKASKSEKEHRDERQCGESQNTEDIEDDDFGDFQAAG, translated from the exons ATGATGGAGAAAGGCAAAGAGCCCGCCGCAGCCAACGAGGATGGCGAAGTTGGTAAGACCGAGAGCGAGGAGATTCAGGAAGCCTTAGAAATTGTCCTCTTTCAAGTCTCtgaatgttatgtttatttg ATACCTCCAAGGAAAACTGCAGCATCTTACAG gGCTGATGAATGGAATGTCAACAAATGGGCATGGGAGGGAACTTTGAAAGTCATTAGCAAGGGAGAAGAATGCATCATCAGGCTTGAAGACAAGAATACAG GTGAATTGTATGCTCGAGCATTTCTGAGAGATGGAGAGCCACATCCAGTGGAATCTGTAATTGATAGCAGTAG ATATTTTGTTCTTCGGATTGAGGAGAATATTG GTGGTCGCCTTCGGCATGCTTTCATTGGCATTGGGTTTCGAGAGAGAACAGAGGCTTATGATTTCCAAGCAGCCCTGCATGACCATATGAA ATActtgaacaaaaagaaaactgcGGAAGAGATGGAGCAGCAATTCCAGAAATCTTCCTCAGTTGATTACAGTTTAAAGGAGGGGGAGACCATTGTACTTCAATTAAAAAAT AAAGGTGGTTCTACTCTGAAGTCAAAAGCTGCGGAGCTGGGCATTGACAAGCTGTCTTTGGCTGACAAAGGCAACCAGAAAGAGCCCATCCTTAGCATCAAACCACCACCTCCCCCACCGACACCGCTTTCACCTGTAGCTAGCGCTCTTAAGTCACCCCAGCCACATCCACCAGCACAGCTTTCACCTGTAGAAACGACTGGGAATTCTCCAACAAGCTCACCCCCGGATCTCCAGTTAGACGGAACTTCAGAAAAGAAGGCTTCGAAGTCCGAGAAAGAGCATAGAGATGAACGACAATGTGGTGAAAGTCAGAACACAGAAGACATAGAGGATGATGATTTTGGGGATTTTCAAGCAGCAGGGTAG